Part of the Bacteroidota bacterium genome, AAACAACATGAAAAAATTTCCTTTTAAAACAACTGTACTTGCCTCTATTGCTTTATACATACCAGATTCTAACGTTCCTACTCTAAGTATCAACAATAGTAATCCCAACATCCCTCCTACTAAATAAGCTGTTTGCCAACCCACAAATGTAGTGCCCAACACTTCATTTAAACAACGTGCTACAACTTCGCCTTCCTTACCCACTACAGAAGCGAATACTGCACCTAGAGCTCCAAACGTAACAATAATCATGGTTCCGTAGCCTCGGTGTTCTTTGCTCATGGTTTCTACCACAAGGGTAATTCCGGCTCCCAGCTCTCCTGCTAATCCCACTCCTGCAACAAATCGAACAATGGAATACGTTGTTAAATCGCCAACTGGTACAAATGCATTTATAATATTAGCGGCCGAATACAATAAAATAGATCCGAACAAAACAGACAATCTTCCTTTTTTATCTCCCAAAATTCCCCATAAAATTCCGCCAATCATCATACCTATCATTTGCCAATTGAAAAGTAAAATTTCATTTTTTTCGTATGCCGATCCGCCAAGCTGTAGGTATTCCAGACTCGCTTTTTTTACCACATTAAACAAGACTAAGTCATATATATCTACAAAATAACCTAGCGATGCAACAATGACTAATGTGTTAAAAGGATTTTTAGTTGTAC contains:
- a CDS encoding MFS transporter is translated as MSNITNGTTKNPFNTLVIVASLGYFVDIYDLVLFNVVKKASLEYLQLGGSAYEKNEILLFNWQMIGMMIGGILWGILGDKKGRLSVLFGSILLYSAANIINAFVPVGDLTTYSIVRFVAGVGLAGELGAGITLVVETMSKEHRGYGTMIIVTFGALGAVFASVVGKEGEVVARCLNEVLGTTFVGWQTAYLVGGMLGLLLLILRVGTLESGMYKAIEASTVVLKGNFFMLFSDRKIFKKYLSCVLIGLPIWYIIGILIALSVSITKQIGIENVVTGTAIMYAYIGLSFGDLVSGLLSQWFKTRKKVVVGYLIASSLLIVLFLFPLTKSTVWFYFMCFLLGTATGYWALFVTIASEQFGTNIRSTVTNTVPNFVRGAVVPITLLYKFLETLFGDGNGKVYSALCVGVLCIVLAMYAILSVKETFSDDLNFVEK